A DNA window from Xanthomonas campestris pv. campestris str. ATCC 33913 contains the following coding sequences:
- the rdgB gene encoding RdgB/HAM1 family non-canonical purine NTP pyrophosphatase, which translates to MKHLVLASGNAGKLEELRAMLADLPLQIVAQGELGVDDVPETGLTFVENALIKARHASTVTGLPALADDSGLIVDALGGAPGLYSARYAGSPTDANANNAKLLEAMREIPAERRSARFYAVIVLLRHPEDPQPLIAEGSWEGVITTAPRGTGGFGYNPVFLDPVHGLTAAEMDTALKNRLSHRAVALATLQHKLHALSL; encoded by the coding sequence ATGAAACACCTGGTCCTGGCCAGCGGCAACGCCGGCAAGCTGGAAGAACTGCGCGCCATGCTCGCCGATCTGCCATTGCAGATCGTGGCGCAGGGCGAGCTCGGCGTGGACGATGTGCCCGAAACCGGGCTCACCTTCGTCGAGAACGCCCTGATCAAGGCACGCCACGCCAGCACGGTGACCGGTCTGCCGGCACTGGCCGACGACTCCGGGTTGATCGTCGATGCACTCGGCGGTGCGCCCGGTTTGTACAGCGCGCGCTACGCGGGCAGCCCGACCGATGCCAACGCCAACAACGCAAAGCTGCTCGAGGCCATGCGCGAGATCCCGGCCGAGCGCCGCAGCGCGCGCTTCTACGCGGTGATCGTGCTGCTGCGCCACCCGGAAGATCCGCAACCGCTGATCGCCGAAGGCAGCTGGGAAGGCGTGATCACCACCGCACCGCGCGGCACCGGCGGCTTCGGCTACAACCCGGTGTTCCTGGACCCGGTGCACGGCCTGACCGCCGCCGAGATGGACACCGCGCTGAAGAACCGCCTGAGCCACCGCGCAGTAGCGCTGGCCACGCTGCAGCACAAGCTGCACGCCCTGTCACTTTGA
- a CDS encoding PilZ domain-containing protein, giving the protein MIQDTRRAPRRQPTDLVPVTDMLSEAQIGRLGNVSETGMLLLASVPLHDDALYQLRFALPERAGRATEIDVGVHLLWSEAAHAPGQAWAGFRFLTMSEPHRQRLRAWIAEEHLV; this is encoded by the coding sequence ATGATCCAGGACACCCGCCGCGCCCCACGCCGCCAGCCGACCGACCTGGTGCCGGTTACCGACATGCTCAGCGAGGCGCAGATCGGCCGGCTGGGCAATGTCTCGGAAACCGGCATGCTGCTGCTGGCTTCGGTACCGCTGCACGACGATGCGCTGTATCAGCTGCGGTTCGCCCTACCCGAGCGCGCCGGCCGCGCCACCGAAATCGATGTCGGCGTGCACCTGCTGTGGTCCGAGGCGGCCCACGCACCAGGCCAGGCCTGGGCTGGCTTCCGTTTCCTGACCATGTCCGAGCCGCACCGCCAACGCCTGCGCGCCTGGATTGCGGAAGAGCATCTGGTCTAG
- a CDS encoding YicC/YloC family endoribonuclease translates to MIRSMTAFAGGERITPWGTLGCELRSVNHRFLEVGVRLPEELRALEPLLRERVAARNSRGKLDLALRLRAPDSGQTLAVNEALLQELGALATRLDASMPKLQVSFTDLLQLPGVLQVQDVDAPALQAQALALLDDVVSGFVAAREREGAKLAEAISERVDAIERIAGEVRTLIPVIREGQRAKLAARLADLPHPVDPGRAEQELVLWLQKLDVDEELDRLSSHIGEIRRVLKQSEPVGRRLDFLLQEFNREANTLGSKSVDSRTSNAAVDLKVLIDQIREQVQNIE, encoded by the coding sequence ATGATCCGAAGCATGACCGCGTTCGCCGGCGGCGAACGCATCACGCCATGGGGCACGCTCGGTTGCGAGCTGCGCTCGGTCAACCACCGTTTTCTGGAAGTGGGCGTGCGCCTGCCCGAAGAATTGCGTGCGCTGGAGCCGCTGTTGCGCGAGCGCGTGGCGGCCCGCAACAGCCGCGGCAAGCTGGACCTGGCGCTGCGCCTGCGCGCGCCGGACAGCGGCCAGACCCTGGCCGTCAATGAGGCGCTGCTGCAGGAACTGGGCGCACTCGCCACGCGGCTGGATGCAAGCATGCCCAAGCTGCAGGTGAGCTTCACCGATCTGCTGCAATTGCCCGGCGTGTTGCAGGTGCAGGATGTCGATGCACCGGCGCTGCAGGCGCAGGCGCTGGCGTTGCTGGATGATGTGGTGTCCGGGTTTGTGGCCGCCCGTGAGCGCGAAGGCGCCAAGCTGGCCGAGGCGATCAGCGAGCGCGTGGATGCCATCGAGCGTATTGCTGGTGAGGTGCGCACGCTGATTCCGGTGATCCGCGAAGGCCAACGCGCCAAATTGGCGGCCCGCCTGGCCGATCTGCCGCATCCGGTGGACCCGGGCCGCGCCGAGCAGGAACTGGTGCTATGGCTGCAAAAACTCGATGTGGATGAAGAGCTGGACCGCCTGTCCAGCCACATCGGCGAGATCCGGCGCGTGCTCAAGCAGTCCGAGCCGGTCGGGCGGCGCCTGGATTTCCTGCTGCAGGAGTTCAACCGCGAAGCCAACACCCTGGGCTCCAAATCGGTGGACAGCCGCACCTCCAACGCGGCGGTGGACCTGAAGGTGCTGATCGACCAGATCCGCGAACAGGTGCAGAACATCGAGTAG
- a CDS encoding DUF1631 domain-containing protein yields MSTPASSLPHALTGPIADAAVSARGRRLLATVHAQCAQTLGGPLRLTIVELERELLHQAEFARNSQQQAEAYAQMRGLREHVERFPQAFLHHLAQALAELRAPKAAAPSADAPTHPQMLTLVEDTDIDRDIVLNDIARRETARRAGVLQLLAQRLAVVGAVPEFELEAVPLGPWALCRVLRQCGETLGLSLDGQLTLYRVFERQVIERLGDLFERINATLAHEGILPGLIYHPYLVKPTQVQNRRPAPAAQGMTKDVGAGAGKRAPASRPATGWSGQAAPTAWQSALIEPSAAPSPASTAAQDQATPPALADAAQALGGLMSSARQGQAGAAQAGNRQTPSSSLAQPGAMTAAAAAAGHSASAQPPATAVPKAALNAALASLQGAMAAPAAASTAAPAGIEAIQRQLLDVLRTQHGPQAALSAQETDTFDLLGLLYAQMQREVREQTPAQALLAKLQVPVVRAALADAHFFVRDQHPVRELLNTVAESGAVWLGEDDVDPQLLQKLATAVDSIVHTYQGDEAVFAAANEDIQSHLRTLARKAEVAERRHVDAARGKERLESAKQQAQARIEQVCEDAAPPPRFVQSLLRQAWSDVLTLTLLRQGEQSPEWDERQALTARIAEVTCRTKDHPTDTALGSEVEAALLQVGYHGDEAAAIARRLSTPGGEDALTSRTELTAKLKARTRLGDQGDSAARKQNAVPRSPEEEACYTQLRSLPFGIWFEFVVNQQGDLRRQRLSWYSPMTDHALFVNQRGQKVADHSLDGLARLMAAGQVRLLVEEKSRLIDRAWHATVRTLRTLAGQSTAADTEARA; encoded by the coding sequence ATGTCCACGCCCGCTTCTTCCCTGCCGCACGCCCTCACCGGCCCGATTGCCGACGCCGCGGTGTCTGCGCGTGGCCGCCGCCTGCTGGCCACCGTGCATGCGCAATGCGCGCAAACCCTGGGCGGCCCGCTGCGACTGACCATTGTCGAGCTGGAGCGCGAACTGCTGCACCAGGCCGAATTCGCCCGTAACAGCCAGCAGCAGGCCGAGGCGTATGCGCAGATGCGCGGGTTGCGCGAGCACGTGGAGCGGTTTCCGCAGGCGTTCCTGCACCACCTGGCGCAGGCGCTGGCCGAACTGCGCGCGCCCAAGGCCGCTGCGCCATCGGCCGACGCGCCTACGCATCCGCAGATGTTGACGCTGGTGGAAGACACCGACATCGATCGCGACATCGTGCTCAACGACATCGCGCGCCGCGAAACCGCGCGACGTGCCGGTGTGTTGCAGTTGCTGGCGCAGCGCTTGGCGGTGGTCGGCGCGGTGCCCGAATTCGAACTGGAAGCCGTGCCGCTAGGCCCCTGGGCGTTGTGCCGGGTGTTGCGCCAGTGCGGTGAGACGCTGGGCCTGAGCCTGGACGGCCAGCTCACGTTGTATCGCGTGTTCGAACGCCAGGTGATCGAGCGCCTGGGCGATCTGTTCGAGCGCATCAACGCCACGCTGGCCCACGAAGGCATCCTGCCGGGGCTGATCTATCACCCCTATCTGGTCAAGCCAACGCAGGTGCAAAACCGGCGGCCTGCTCCTGCAGCGCAGGGCATGACCAAGGACGTGGGCGCGGGCGCGGGCAAGCGTGCACCGGCGTCACGGCCAGCCACCGGGTGGAGCGGCCAGGCCGCGCCGACCGCCTGGCAGAGCGCCTTGATTGAACCGTCCGCAGCGCCGTCGCCGGCATCGACTGCAGCGCAGGATCAAGCGACCCCACCGGCGCTGGCCGATGCGGCGCAGGCGCTCGGCGGGCTGATGTCGTCCGCGCGCCAGGGCCAGGCGGGTGCAGCGCAGGCAGGCAATAGGCAAACGCCCTCGTCGTCGCTCGCGCAGCCAGGCGCCATGACCGCCGCAGCGGCGGCCGCCGGACACTCCGCCAGCGCGCAGCCGCCTGCTACCGCCGTGCCCAAGGCCGCGCTCAACGCGGCACTGGCCAGCCTGCAAGGCGCCATGGCTGCGCCTGCCGCCGCGTCGACCGCTGCACCGGCCGGCATCGAGGCAATCCAGCGCCAGCTGTTGGACGTACTGCGTACCCAGCACGGGCCGCAGGCTGCGCTGTCGGCGCAGGAGACCGACACCTTCGACCTGCTCGGCCTGCTCTACGCGCAGATGCAGCGCGAGGTGCGTGAGCAGACCCCGGCGCAGGCGTTGTTGGCCAAGTTGCAGGTACCGGTCGTGCGCGCCGCGTTGGCCGATGCGCATTTCTTCGTGCGCGACCAGCACCCGGTGCGCGAGTTGCTCAACACCGTGGCCGAGTCCGGCGCCGTGTGGCTGGGCGAAGATGACGTCGACCCGCAGCTACTGCAGAAGCTGGCCACCGCGGTCGACAGCATCGTGCATACCTACCAGGGCGATGAAGCGGTGTTCGCCGCCGCCAACGAGGACATCCAGAGCCATCTGCGCACGCTGGCTCGCAAGGCCGAGGTGGCCGAGCGGCGCCATGTGGACGCCGCACGCGGCAAGGAACGGCTGGAATCGGCCAAGCAGCAAGCGCAGGCGCGTATCGAACAGGTCTGCGAGGACGCGGCGCCGCCTCCGCGCTTTGTGCAATCGCTACTGCGCCAGGCCTGGTCGGATGTGCTCACGCTCACCCTGCTGCGCCAGGGCGAACAGTCGCCGGAATGGGACGAGCGCCAGGCGCTGACCGCCCGGATCGCCGAGGTCACCTGCCGCACCAAGGATCACCCCACCGATACCGCGCTGGGCAGTGAGGTGGAAGCCGCGCTGTTGCAGGTGGGCTACCACGGCGATGAAGCGGCGGCGATTGCGCGCCGCCTTTCCACGCCCGGCGGCGAGGACGCGCTGACCTCGCGCACCGAGCTGACCGCCAAGCTCAAGGCACGCACGCGCCTGGGCGATCAAGGTGACAGCGCGGCGCGCAAGCAAAATGCAGTGCCGCGTTCCCCGGAAGAAGAAGCCTGCTACACGCAGCTGCGCAGCCTGCCGTTCGGCATCTGGTTCGAGTTCGTGGTCAACCAGCAAGGCGATCTGCGCCGGCAGCGGCTGTCCTGGTACAGCCCGATGACCGACCACGCGCTGTTCGTCAATCAACGCGGGCAGAAAGTGGCCGACCATTCGCTCGACGGCCTGGCACGGCTAATGGCCGCCGGCCAGGTGCGTTTGCTGGTCGAAGAAAAATCGCGGCTGATCGATCGCGCCTGGCACGCCACTGTGCGCACGCTGCGCACGCTGGCCGGCCAATCCACTGCAGCGGACACAGAGGCGCGCGCATGA
- a CDS encoding VOC family protein, whose product MKRRIALTTLLVADYDAAIAWYTGALGFQVLEDRALGEGKRWVVIGPGSTQDAGLLLAQPADAAQQARIGDQTGGRVDHFLYTDDFWRDHAAMQAFGVEFLETPREEPYGTVAVFRDLYGTKWDLLEPKQ is encoded by the coding sequence ATGAAGCGCCGCATTGCCCTGACCACCTTGCTGGTTGCCGATTACGACGCGGCGATTGCCTGGTACACCGGCGCACTGGGCTTCCAGGTGCTGGAAGACCGCGCGCTCGGCGAGGGCAAACGTTGGGTGGTGATCGGCCCGGGCAGCACGCAGGACGCCGGCTTGCTGCTCGCGCAGCCGGCCGACGCCGCGCAGCAAGCGCGGATCGGCGACCAGACCGGCGGGCGTGTGGATCATTTCCTCTACACCGACGACTTCTGGCGCGACCACGCTGCGATGCAGGCGTTTGGCGTGGAATTTCTGGAAACCCCGCGCGAAGAACCGTATGGCACCGTGGCCGTGTTCCGCGACCTGTACGGCACCAAGTGGGATCTACTGGAGCCCAAGCAATGA
- the hemW gene encoding radical SAM family heme chaperone HemW produces the protein MPDLIPPPLALYVHLPWCVRKCPYCDFNSHAAKGAPPFDDYVDALIRDLDADLPLVWGRVVHSVFFGGGTPSLFPPEAIDRFLQAAAARLRFAPNLEITLETNPGTAEHGRFDGYRAAGVNRLSFGVQSFDDAALQRLGRIHDSAEAERAIKLAQDAGYDNFNIDLMYALPEQTLAQAEHDLERAFALQPTHLSHYQLTLEPNTVFFARPPQGIPDDDDAWDMQEHCQRLLAAAGYAQYEVSAYARPGRQCAHNLNYWRFGDYLGIGAGAHGKISSGAEQQVLRRWKHKHPQSYLASAGSAAAIGGDEHVPAARLPFEYMLNLLRLHEGFRLSDFEACTGLPAQVLQAPLARAMAQGWLVEQHGRIVPTELGRRFTNDVVELFLP, from the coding sequence GTGCCCGACCTGATCCCGCCGCCGCTCGCGCTGTACGTGCACCTGCCCTGGTGCGTGCGCAAATGCCCGTACTGCGATTTCAATTCGCATGCGGCCAAGGGCGCGCCGCCGTTCGACGACTACGTGGATGCGCTGATCCGCGACCTGGATGCGGACCTGCCGCTGGTGTGGGGCCGCGTGGTGCACTCGGTGTTCTTTGGCGGCGGCACGCCCAGCCTGTTTCCGCCCGAAGCGATCGATCGCTTCCTGCAGGCCGCCGCCGCGCGCCTGCGCTTTGCGCCCAATCTGGAAATCACCCTGGAAACCAATCCCGGGACCGCCGAGCACGGGCGTTTCGACGGGTACCGTGCGGCCGGGGTCAACCGGTTGAGCTTCGGCGTGCAGAGTTTCGACGACGCCGCCTTGCAGCGCCTGGGGCGCATCCATGACAGCGCCGAAGCCGAGCGCGCGATCAAGCTGGCGCAGGACGCCGGCTACGACAACTTCAACATCGACCTGATGTACGCGCTGCCCGAGCAGACGCTGGCGCAGGCCGAGCACGATCTGGAACGCGCCTTCGCCCTGCAACCTACGCACCTGTCGCATTACCAGCTCACGCTGGAACCCAACACGGTGTTCTTCGCGCGCCCGCCGCAAGGCATTCCCGACGACGACGACGCCTGGGACATGCAGGAGCACTGCCAGCGCCTGCTCGCTGCGGCCGGCTATGCGCAGTACGAAGTCAGCGCCTACGCCCGGCCCGGGCGGCAGTGCGCGCACAACCTCAATTACTGGCGGTTTGGCGACTATCTGGGCATTGGTGCCGGCGCGCACGGCAAGATCAGTTCCGGTGCCGAGCAACAGGTGTTGCGGCGCTGGAAGCACAAGCATCCGCAGAGTTATCTGGCCAGTGCCGGCAGCGCGGCAGCGATCGGCGGCGATGAGCACGTGCCTGCCGCGCGGCTGCCGTTCGAATACATGCTCAACCTGCTGCGCTTGCATGAAGGCTTCCGGCTGAGCGATTTCGAAGCCTGCACCGGTCTGCCGGCGCAGGTGCTGCAGGCACCGCTGGCACGCGCAATGGCGCAGGGCTGGCTGGTCGAACAGCATGGCCGCATCGTGCCGACCGAGCTGGGCCGGCGCTTCACCAACGACGTGGTGGAGCTGTTCCTGCCCTGA
- the rph gene encoding ribonuclease PH: MSFSRPSGRTADQLRPVRIERAFTRHAEGSVLVSFGDTRVLCTASVENRVPNFLRGKGEGWVTAEYGMLPRSTHTRSDREAARGKQGGRTLEIQRLIGRALRACVDRNALGERTITLDCDVLQADGGTRTAAITGAYVALADAVNLLLKRGDIKKHPLIGAVAAVSVGIYRGEPVLDLDYPEDSDCDTDMNVVMNDGGGFIELQGTAEGHAFRRDELNALLALAEKGVGELFELQRAALAG, encoded by the coding sequence ATGTCCTTCTCCCGTCCCAGCGGCCGCACGGCCGACCAGCTGCGCCCCGTGCGCATCGAACGCGCCTTCACCCGTCACGCCGAAGGCTCGGTGCTGGTCAGCTTCGGCGATACCCGCGTGCTGTGCACCGCCAGTGTGGAGAACCGCGTGCCGAACTTCCTGCGCGGCAAGGGCGAAGGCTGGGTCACTGCCGAATACGGCATGCTGCCGCGGTCAACCCACACCCGCTCCGACCGCGAAGCCGCGCGCGGCAAGCAGGGCGGACGCACGCTGGAAATCCAGCGCCTGATCGGCCGCGCACTGCGCGCCTGCGTCGACCGCAATGCACTGGGCGAACGCACCATCACCCTGGACTGCGACGTGCTGCAGGCCGACGGCGGCACCCGTACCGCCGCCATCACCGGTGCTTACGTGGCGCTGGCCGACGCGGTGAACCTGCTGCTCAAGCGTGGCGACATCAAGAAGCATCCGCTGATCGGCGCAGTGGCTGCGGTGTCGGTGGGTATCTACCGCGGCGAGCCGGTGCTGGATCTGGATTACCCGGAAGACAGCGACTGCGATACCGACATGAACGTGGTGATGAACGACGGTGGCGGCTTCATCGAGTTGCAGGGCACGGCCGAAGGCCATGCCTTCCGCCGCGACGAACTCAACGCCCTGCTCGCACTCGCCGAAAAGGGCGTGGGCGAATTGTTCGAACTGCAACGCGCCGCACTCGCCGGATGA